A stretch of Imperialibacter roseus DNA encodes these proteins:
- a CDS encoding efflux RND transporter permease subunit: MLNKIIKYFLENKLVTVLILIGFIAWGIVTAPFGWQVGALPSDPVPVDAIPDIGENQQIVFTQWQGRSPQDIEDQISYPLTTYLLGIPGVKSIRSTSIFGFSSIFIIFSEDVEFYWSRSRIIEKLNALPRDLLPEGVQPALGPDATALGQVYWYTIEGRDKQGNPTGGWDLHEIRTVQDFYVKYGLNATEGVSEVASIGGFIQEYQIDVNPDALKAYSIPLHKVMQAVLKSNRDVGAKTIEINQAEYLVRGLGYIKKVEDIEKAVVAVQDNVPIRIKDIGVVTLGPATRRGLLDKGGAEVVGGVVVARFGANPLQVINSVKAKIGEIAPGLPKKTLANGVESQLTIVPFYDRSELIYETLGTLEEALSLEILISILVVIVMVYNLRASFLISSLLPIAVLMVFIAMRYFGVDANIVALSGIAIAIGTMVDLGIILSENIIKHLDEAPPGQKLIDTIYNGASEVSSAILTAVSTTIVSFIPVFTMQAAEGKLFGPLAFTKTFALVAALIVSLLILPTLAHWFFGARIKSKKIQKWLNIVLLPVGIACLFLGQVWAGMMLLAFGTAGTLKSLRREPGKDVGTIEPSTNQPVKPLFFQTISKSANWVLNHAEIFIVVIGVVWLLAKYWLPLGASKSLLLNVVFVTMLVGLILGAFSLLEHFYKPILKWCLDHKGTFLTIPSFLILLGATSWIGFNSVFGFVAKGFDVVNWDVRTTKVWSGLTEAFPGVGKEFMPSLNEGSFLLMPTSMPHSGLEYNRKVLGQLDMLLTNIPEVELAVGKLGRVESALDPAPISMYENVINYKPEYMLNEKGHRVRFKVDRKDGFILESGDTLSNEEALTWGVSYQDLIPDDNGDYFRNWRPHIQSPDDIWDEIVQVSKIPGVTSAPRLQPIETRLVMLQTGMRAPMGIKVYGPDLKTIEQFGLELEEILKGVPSVKAEAVFADRIVGKPYLHLNINRDEISRYGLNVEDVQQTIETAIGGMKITSTVEGRERFPVRVRYPRELRDDPESLGKILIPTPTGAQIPISQIVDFEYVRGPQAIKSEETFLVGYVLFDKRDGFSEVGVVNAAQKTIQDKIDAGELSVPAGISYKFSGSYENQVRAEKRLAIIVPLVLATVFLILYFQFKSVSTSLMVFTGIAMAFSGGFLMLWLYGQGWFADFSIFGTNMRDLFQMHTVNLSVAVWVGFIALFGIATDDGVLIATYLDQSFERNQPGTLKEVREAVVEAGLRRIRPALMTVSTTMIALLPVLTSTGRGADIMIPMAIPSFGGMAFALVSIFIVPVLYSYREERKLNKTQP, translated from the coding sequence ATGCTTAATAAAATCATTAAATACTTTCTTGAGAACAAGTTAGTTACCGTTCTCATATTAATTGGCTTCATTGCCTGGGGCATTGTAACGGCACCATTTGGCTGGCAAGTGGGTGCATTGCCCTCCGATCCTGTGCCGGTTGATGCCATTCCTGATATTGGCGAAAACCAACAGATCGTCTTTACCCAGTGGCAAGGCCGGTCGCCACAAGACATAGAAGACCAAATTTCGTATCCGTTGACTACCTATTTACTAGGTATTCCGGGCGTAAAATCCATCCGAAGCACTTCTATTTTTGGTTTCTCCAGCATCTTTATCATTTTTAGTGAAGATGTAGAGTTTTATTGGTCTCGCTCACGAATTATCGAGAAGCTCAATGCCCTACCCAGGGATTTATTACCCGAAGGGGTGCAGCCCGCCCTTGGCCCTGATGCTACAGCCCTTGGCCAGGTGTATTGGTACACCATCGAAGGCCGGGATAAACAAGGCAACCCTACAGGTGGTTGGGATTTGCACGAAATACGCACCGTCCAGGATTTCTACGTGAAATATGGCTTGAACGCTACAGAAGGTGTATCGGAGGTAGCATCGATTGGTGGGTTTATACAGGAGTACCAGATTGACGTTAATCCCGATGCTCTGAAGGCTTACAGTATCCCGCTGCATAAAGTGATGCAGGCCGTGCTTAAATCCAACCGGGACGTAGGTGCCAAAACCATCGAAATCAATCAGGCTGAGTACCTCGTCCGGGGATTGGGCTATATCAAAAAAGTGGAAGACATTGAAAAGGCGGTAGTGGCCGTTCAGGATAATGTACCTATCCGCATCAAAGACATTGGTGTAGTTACGTTGGGTCCTGCCACCCGAAGGGGGTTGCTGGACAAAGGAGGAGCCGAGGTAGTAGGTGGTGTCGTTGTGGCCCGTTTTGGAGCCAATCCTTTACAGGTCATCAACAGTGTAAAGGCTAAAATCGGTGAAATCGCTCCTGGCTTACCAAAAAAGACCCTGGCCAATGGCGTGGAAAGCCAGCTGACCATTGTCCCCTTCTACGATCGCTCCGAACTTATTTACGAAACTCTTGGTACGCTTGAAGAAGCCCTGTCGCTGGAAATTCTGATTTCCATTTTAGTAGTGATCGTGATGGTGTATAACCTGCGGGCATCTTTCCTTATTTCGAGTCTTTTGCCAATAGCTGTGCTCATGGTCTTTATTGCCATGCGCTACTTTGGTGTAGATGCCAATATTGTAGCCTTGTCGGGTATCGCCATTGCCATCGGTACAATGGTGGATCTGGGTATTATCCTATCAGAAAATATTATCAAACACCTGGATGAAGCACCACCCGGTCAAAAACTGATCGATACCATTTACAACGGTGCTTCAGAAGTCAGTTCTGCCATTCTAACCGCAGTATCTACCACCATAGTGAGTTTCATTCCGGTATTTACCATGCAAGCTGCCGAAGGGAAACTCTTTGGCCCCCTTGCTTTCACCAAAACGTTTGCCCTCGTGGCGGCACTTATTGTTTCCTTATTGATTTTGCCCACACTAGCCCATTGGTTTTTCGGGGCAAGGATCAAAAGTAAAAAGATTCAAAAATGGCTGAATATCGTACTGCTACCTGTAGGTATTGCCTGCCTTTTTCTCGGACAGGTATGGGCAGGAATGATGCTGTTGGCATTTGGCACTGCCGGAACTTTGAAGTCACTCAGAAGGGAACCAGGCAAAGATGTCGGAACTATCGAACCATCAACAAATCAGCCCGTCAAACCATTGTTCTTTCAGACCATTAGCAAATCCGCAAATTGGGTTTTAAATCATGCTGAAATATTTATAGTCGTTATTGGTGTGGTATGGCTGCTAGCCAAATACTGGTTGCCACTGGGCGCAAGTAAAAGCCTCCTGCTCAATGTTGTTTTTGTCACCATGCTGGTCGGTCTTATCTTGGGGGCATTCTCCCTCCTAGAGCATTTTTACAAACCCATACTTAAGTGGTGTCTGGATCATAAAGGCACTTTCCTCACCATCCCTTCCTTTCTGATCCTATTAGGGGCAACTAGTTGGATAGGGTTCAATTCCGTCTTTGGTTTTGTGGCAAAGGGATTTGATGTAGTAAACTGGGATGTACGTACCACTAAAGTATGGTCTGGGTTAACGGAAGCTTTCCCTGGCGTAGGTAAAGAATTTATGCCATCCCTCAATGAGGGCAGCTTCCTGCTGATGCCTACATCCATGCCGCATTCAGGACTTGAATACAACCGCAAGGTGCTTGGGCAATTGGATATGCTTCTTACCAATATTCCTGAAGTGGAATTAGCTGTTGGCAAACTGGGGCGGGTGGAATCCGCACTTGACCCGGCACCTATCTCCATGTACGAAAATGTCATCAACTATAAACCAGAATATATGCTCAATGAAAAAGGGCACAGGGTGCGGTTTAAAGTGGACAGGAAGGACGGTTTCATACTCGAAAGCGGTGATACACTTTCCAATGAGGAGGCCTTAACCTGGGGAGTATCATATCAAGACTTAATACCAGATGACAATGGGGATTATTTTCGAAACTGGCGTCCCCACATCCAATCACCAGATGACATTTGGGATGAAATAGTACAGGTAAGCAAGATACCTGGCGTCACTTCAGCACCCAGGCTGCAGCCGATAGAAACTCGTCTGGTCATGCTTCAAACGGGTATGCGGGCACCCATGGGTATTAAAGTCTATGGCCCTGATCTGAAAACCATTGAACAATTCGGGCTGGAGCTGGAGGAAATACTAAAAGGAGTGCCTTCGGTAAAGGCAGAAGCGGTATTTGCCGATCGGATCGTGGGAAAACCCTACCTGCACCTCAATATCAATCGGGATGAGATCTCCAGATATGGCTTGAATGTAGAAGATGTACAGCAAACAATAGAAACAGCTATTGGTGGCATGAAGATTACCTCAACAGTGGAAGGCCGGGAACGCTTTCCGGTGAGGGTACGCTATCCACGTGAATTGCGTGACGATCCCGAGTCGTTAGGCAAAATCCTGATACCTACTCCAACAGGGGCACAAATACCCATTTCGCAGATTGTTGATTTTGAATACGTTCGTGGGCCCCAGGCTATTAAAAGTGAAGAGACCTTTTTGGTAGGCTATGTACTCTTTGATAAGCGAGATGGATTTTCAGAAGTGGGGGTGGTAAATGCTGCCCAAAAAACCATTCAAGACAAAATTGACGCTGGAGAATTAAGTGTTCCTGCAGGGATCAGCTATAAATTCTCAGGGAGTTATGAAAACCAGGTTCGGGCAGAAAAACGTCTGGCCATCATCGTTCCTTTGGTCTTAGCCACTGTATTTCTCATCCTCTACTTCCAGTTTAAGTCAGTCAGTACCTCCCTGATGGTATTTACAGGTATTGCCATGGCCTTTAGCGGTGGTTTTTTGATGCTTTGGCTCTACGGGCAAGGCTGGTTTGCTGATTTCTCCATCTTCGGCACCAACATGAGGGATCTGTTCCAAATGCATACCGTCAATTTGAGTGTGGCCGTTTGGGTAGGATTCATTGCCCTCTTTGGCATTGCCACAGATGACGGGGTATTAATAGCCACTTATCTGGATCAGAGCTTTGAGCGAAATCAACCTGGTACTTTAAAAGAAGTCAGGGAGGCAGTAGTAGAGGCTGGGCTGAGGAGGATAAGACCCGCCTTGATGACAGTTTCTACTACAATGATAGCCTTGTTGCCCGTGCTCACCTCCACTGGACGTGGTGCGGACATTATGATCCCAATGGCGATTCCCTCCTTCGGAGGAATGGCGTTCGCACTGGTGAGCATTTTCATTGTGCCGGTACTATACAGCTATCGTGAAGAAAGAAAATTAAACAAGACACAACCATGA
- a CDS encoding TolC family protein — translation MKIIVNIILLVFLGTSVGQAQTLDDYFKIAAQNNPGLQSKYKEFEAALQKVDQVSTLPDPSFSFGYFISPVETRVGPQRARFSLTQMFPWFGTLRAQGDAAALMAEEKYQSFLDARNKLYYQVAAAYYPLYELNQWKQIEQENIDILQSYKTISNSKFKNGTGTMVDVLRVDIMLKDATTNLSILDQKEKPLITTFNKLLDRGENDPVVVSDSLSAESLADDFRRDSLLTNNPVLNALDLRIKASEAQEQAAIKQGLPKLGVGLDYVMVGERTDMNLPDNGKDVLMPMFSVSIPIFRNKYKAAVKEAQLMQESYSLQKDEYVNSLTSGYEMAWFEIQQQLELLQLYDQQIQESEQALTLLFTAYGNSGKEFEEVLRMQQQLLKYEKMKASAEVQYQVAVAKLNYLTAKTY, via the coding sequence ATGAAGATAATTGTAAATATCATACTGCTTGTTTTTCTCGGAACGAGTGTGGGTCAAGCTCAGACCCTGGATGACTATTTCAAAATAGCAGCCCAAAACAATCCGGGGTTGCAATCGAAATACAAAGAGTTTGAAGCAGCATTGCAAAAAGTAGATCAGGTCAGTACGCTACCTGACCCCTCATTTTCTTTTGGGTATTTTATTTCCCCGGTAGAAACCAGAGTGGGTCCGCAAAGGGCTCGGTTTTCATTGACCCAGATGTTCCCCTGGTTTGGTACACTCAGAGCGCAAGGAGATGCCGCTGCTTTAATGGCGGAAGAAAAGTACCAGTCCTTTTTGGATGCTCGTAACAAACTATATTATCAAGTTGCCGCAGCATACTATCCACTATACGAACTGAACCAGTGGAAGCAGATTGAACAGGAAAATATCGACATCCTGCAATCCTATAAAACCATTTCCAATTCAAAATTTAAAAATGGAACCGGTACCATGGTGGACGTACTCCGGGTGGATATCATGCTTAAAGATGCCACCACGAATCTGAGCATCCTGGATCAGAAAGAAAAACCACTAATCACCACTTTCAACAAGCTGCTGGACAGGGGTGAAAATGATCCGGTGGTAGTAAGCGATTCCTTATCGGCAGAATCTTTAGCCGATGATTTTCGAAGGGATTCTTTGCTGACCAATAATCCGGTGTTGAATGCACTGGATCTTAGAATAAAAGCAAGTGAGGCGCAAGAACAAGCTGCCATAAAACAGGGGCTTCCAAAGCTGGGTGTTGGTCTGGACTATGTGATGGTAGGCGAACGAACAGACATGAATTTACCCGATAATGGAAAGGACGTGTTGATGCCTATGTTTTCGGTCAGTATCCCCATTTTCAGGAATAAGTACAAAGCCGCTGTAAAAGAAGCGCAGCTGATGCAAGAAAGCTATTCCCTTCAAAAGGATGAATACGTCAATTCTCTTACTTCCGGTTATGAAATGGCCTGGTTTGAAATACAGCAACAACTAGAGCTACTTCAGCTATACGACCAGCAGATACAGGAATCCGAACAAGCCTTAACCCTCTTGTTTACTGCCTATGGCAACTCTGGAAAAGAGTTTGAAGAAGTATTGCGCATGCAACAGCAACTTCTAAAATATGAAAAAATGAAAGCCTCGGCAGAAGTCCAATATCAAGTTGCAGTGGCCAAACTCAATTATTTGACAGCAAAAACATATTAA
- a CDS encoding efflux RND transporter periplasmic adaptor subunit, translated as MKTNRKTIIIALSTLAIGLLLGWLIFGGSSESKTDEEHQHTTEVAGETVWTCSMHPQIRQSEPGDCPICGMDLIPLDNEQDEQLDPMAISMSPTAMQLANVSTAVVGTMNPVKMVRLNGKVQADERLVYSQSSHIPGRIEKLTVNFTGEFVRKGQTIAAVYSPDLVTAQEELFEAQKIKETQPQLFSAAREKLKNWKLSNSQIDEIIQRGSIKEEFAITADVSGYVTEKKVNLGDYVRKGEAIYEVADLSKVWLLFDVYESDMSWINKGDKVSFTIASFPGETFSGKVSYLDPVIDPKTRVAKARVEISNAGQRLKPEMFASGTVEATLPAKSDKLVVPKTAVMWTGKRSVVYVKSTSGKGVSFLMRDVTLGAALGESFIVENGLQEGDEIAVNGTFSIDAAAQLAGKPSMMRPEGGVAMTGHSNHGGTGAPESATQSDHATHQGKPKEVAISDQAKTALRPVYMAYMAMKDALSLDNLAAAQKASADISKSLSAINMSLFPGESHDVWMKYSSDMGNALQHIPHQKSLDEVRKSFQQVSDILIAMSQAFNPMDEPLYVDFCPMADNNRGASWLSLSEEIKNPYFGEAMLSCGEVKSIIK; from the coding sequence ATGAAAACGAATAGAAAAACAATAATCATAGCATTATCAACACTGGCAATAGGACTATTGCTGGGGTGGTTGATTTTTGGTGGTTCGTCTGAAAGCAAAACGGATGAAGAGCACCAGCACACCACAGAAGTTGCGGGTGAGACTGTCTGGACCTGCTCCATGCACCCTCAGATCCGTCAAAGTGAACCGGGGGATTGCCCTATTTGTGGAATGGATTTAATTCCGCTGGATAATGAGCAAGATGAACAACTTGACCCCATGGCGATATCCATGTCGCCAACGGCCATGCAATTAGCAAACGTGAGTACTGCTGTAGTGGGCACCATGAATCCGGTAAAAATGGTCCGCCTGAACGGAAAAGTACAAGCTGATGAGCGTTTGGTTTATTCCCAATCTTCTCACATCCCCGGGAGGATCGAAAAACTGACAGTCAATTTTACCGGTGAATTTGTGCGAAAAGGTCAAACTATCGCTGCTGTTTATTCGCCTGATCTGGTCACCGCTCAGGAGGAATTGTTTGAAGCGCAAAAAATCAAAGAAACGCAACCGCAGCTTTTCAGTGCCGCAAGGGAAAAATTAAAAAACTGGAAGCTGTCAAACTCCCAAATTGATGAAATCATCCAAAGAGGAAGCATAAAAGAAGAATTCGCTATTACAGCAGATGTCTCCGGTTATGTGACTGAGAAAAAGGTAAACCTGGGTGACTATGTGCGTAAAGGCGAGGCTATCTATGAAGTTGCGGATCTCTCAAAAGTATGGTTATTGTTTGATGTGTATGAATCAGACATGTCCTGGATCAACAAAGGAGACAAGGTAAGTTTCACCATCGCCTCTTTCCCCGGTGAAACATTTTCGGGTAAAGTGAGCTACCTCGATCCTGTGATCGACCCGAAAACAAGGGTCGCCAAAGCGAGAGTAGAAATCTCCAATGCAGGTCAGCGACTCAAGCCTGAAATGTTTGCCTCCGGCACAGTTGAAGCAACCTTACCTGCTAAGTCAGACAAACTTGTGGTTCCTAAAACCGCTGTGATGTGGACTGGAAAGAGGTCGGTAGTCTATGTAAAAAGCACTTCAGGCAAAGGAGTAAGTTTCCTCATGCGTGACGTGACATTAGGTGCTGCTCTGGGGGAAAGCTTCATCGTAGAAAATGGATTACAGGAAGGAGATGAAATAGCGGTGAATGGCACATTTAGCATAGATGCTGCTGCTCAGTTGGCTGGCAAGCCAAGCATGATGCGGCCTGAAGGAGGAGTTGCCATGACGGGTCACAGCAATCATGGCGGTACTGGTGCGCCTGAATCTGCTACCCAGTCCGACCATGCCACCCATCAGGGCAAACCCAAAGAAGTTGCGATTAGTGACCAAGCGAAAACCGCTCTTCGACCGGTTTATATGGCCTATATGGCTATGAAAGATGCATTGAGTTTAGATAATTTAGCTGCCGCCCAAAAAGCATCCGCTGATATAAGCAAGTCACTTTCAGCAATCAACATGTCGCTCTTTCCCGGAGAGTCACATGATGTGTGGATGAAATACAGCAGCGATATGGGTAATGCCTTGCAACACATACCTCATCAAAAAAGCCTGGATGAAGTGCGAAAATCCTTTCAGCAAGTATCGGACATTTTAATCGCAATGAGTCAGGCATTCAATCCGATGGATGAGCCATTGTATGTGGATTTCTGCCCAATGGCAGATAACAATAGAGGAGCCTCTTGGCTAAGTCTGTCTGAAGAGATCAAAAACCCATACTTCGGTGAAGCCATGCTATCCTGTGGAGAAGTAAAATCAATTATAAAATGA
- a CDS encoding DUF3347 domain-containing protein, producing MKKTMIMLCLALASWGATAQHDHAAHGAQASSQKMEPMFKDKALGSSYTHYIHVKNALVVSDFQNAKSASESLVKVLHNVKGSDKVHAEAAKVAQAGSLENQRKAFAALSNEMATLVRGANISMGELYLEYCPMANSSTGGYWLSNEKEIRNPYFGDQMLKCGSVKETIQ from the coding sequence ATGAAAAAAACAATGATCATGCTATGTCTGGCTTTAGCAAGCTGGGGGGCAACCGCACAACATGACCATGCAGCGCATGGTGCACAAGCAAGCAGTCAAAAGATGGAACCAATGTTTAAAGATAAGGCACTGGGGTCTTCCTACACACACTACATCCATGTGAAGAATGCTTTGGTGGTGTCTGATTTTCAAAATGCAAAATCCGCTTCTGAATCTTTGGTGAAGGTCCTTCACAATGTCAAAGGAAGTGATAAAGTCCATGCAGAAGCAGCTAAAGTTGCGCAAGCAGGTTCACTGGAAAACCAACGAAAGGCTTTTGCCGCCTTAAGCAATGAGATGGCCACTTTGGTGAGGGGTGCTAATATCAGCATGGGTGAACTCTACCTGGAATACTGCCCCATGGCCAACAGCAGCACCGGAGGCTATTGGCTATCCAACGAAAAGGAAATCCGCAACCCCTACTTCGGTGACCAAATGCTGAAGTGCGGAAGCGTGAAAGAGACTATTCAATAA
- a CDS encoding 5-fold beta-flower protein — MKKNIFFSIAFLAGMLLAAQVLVAQPASDKTAQRLLHINGKGEILNDKGTKLGYISKEDIVFNNQNQKLGFIKGGRVYDAEGNSLGKAKKDGRYYNNDGVFILSTKTIGDKCEILDPEGHKKGTVHKNYKLHACATHCFFLEQETNKEEDK; from the coding sequence ATGAAAAAGAACATTTTTTTCAGCATCGCATTCCTGGCAGGAATGCTGCTGGCAGCACAAGTACTGGTGGCTCAGCCAGCCAGTGACAAAACAGCACAGCGCCTTCTCCATATCAATGGCAAAGGCGAAATACTGAATGACAAGGGTACTAAACTCGGCTACATAAGTAAGGAAGATATAGTCTTCAACAATCAGAACCAGAAATTGGGGTTCATCAAAGGTGGCCGAGTTTACGATGCTGAAGGCAATTCCTTAGGCAAAGCCAAAAAAGATGGTCGCTATTACAACAATGATGGAGTCTTCATTTTGAGTACCAAAACGATTGGTGACAAGTGCGAAATCCTGGATCCGGAAGGTCACAAGAAGGGAACGGTGCACAAAAACTATAAACTTCATGCGTGTGCCACACACTGCTTCTTTTTAGAACAGGAAACGAATAAGGAAGAGGATAAGTAA
- a CDS encoding nuclear transport factor 2 family protein, with product MKLKLLFLGLAAIVAGKTQAQQSDEINQVKQVLESYKQAIESLDTTGTGNLFVSQSIVIESGKVEGRYQDYLANHLGPELHHFESFKFSDYKVSIEVDLPFAFATETYNYTIVLSKDKSVIERKGVASSILKKENGQWKIWQTHSSARKPQANH from the coding sequence ATGAAATTGAAACTACTTTTTTTAGGTCTTGCTGCCATAGTGGCTGGGAAGACTCAGGCGCAACAGTCGGATGAAATTAACCAGGTAAAACAAGTACTGGAATCTTACAAACAAGCCATTGAAAGCCTCGACACAACTGGCACGGGTAATTTATTTGTATCGCAATCAATTGTTATTGAATCAGGCAAAGTTGAAGGTCGATATCAGGACTATCTGGCCAACCATCTGGGGCCAGAACTCCATCATTTCGAATCTTTCAAGTTTAGTGACTATAAGGTATCTATTGAAGTCGATTTGCCATTCGCCTTTGCTACTGAAACCTATAATTACACCATTGTTCTAAGCAAGGACAAGTCAGTTATTGAACGAAAAGGGGTTGCCTCCAGTATTTTGAAAAAAGAAAATGGTCAATGGAAAATATGGCAAACCCATTCATCAGCGAGAAAACCACAGGCCAATCATTAA
- a CDS encoding class I SAM-dependent methyltransferase: MPGLFFDSILTCPVCGQQQVCRIPYDDRLDSFYCKGCECKITVSGDQCCIFCAFGSQKCLVSQSWEKLEQKQMIEKMKDHVHKTEKKIIPALGYDFLTAWYDATIRITMPERKFRNLLVDHLNPANGEHILEFGFGTAANLLIAAKKAPNSHFTGLDIDPKIREIAKHKLTKNSLSITLNLYDGTTFPFESNSFDKVVSCLVFHHLDKEAKLRSLKEIHRVLKPGGKLVIGDWGQAKSRMMRMAFYLVQVLDGFKTTNDNVKGLLPEYIQESGFSDVQEVDHINTKIGSFCYYTGDK, encoded by the coding sequence ATGCCGGGGTTGTTTTTTGATTCGATACTTACCTGTCCGGTATGCGGCCAGCAGCAGGTTTGCAGAATACCTTATGATGACCGGCTGGATAGCTTCTATTGTAAGGGATGCGAATGTAAGATTACTGTTTCGGGCGATCAATGCTGCATTTTCTGTGCATTCGGCTCTCAAAAATGCTTGGTCAGCCAAAGCTGGGAAAAATTAGAACAAAAACAAATGATTGAAAAAATGAAAGATCATGTGCATAAAACTGAGAAGAAAATCATCCCCGCACTGGGGTATGATTTTCTTACAGCATGGTACGATGCTACCATACGCATCACCATGCCGGAACGTAAGTTTAGAAATTTGCTGGTCGATCACTTAAATCCTGCTAATGGAGAACATATTCTTGAGTTTGGTTTTGGTACAGCTGCCAATCTGCTGATTGCAGCAAAAAAGGCACCCAATAGTCATTTCACGGGGCTCGACATAGATCCGAAAATAAGAGAAATAGCAAAACATAAACTGACAAAAAATAGCTTGAGCATTACTCTGAATCTATATGATGGAACCACATTTCCATTTGAATCAAATTCTTTTGATAAAGTAGTTAGTTGCCTGGTCTTCCATCATCTGGATAAGGAGGCAAAATTGAGAAGTTTGAAAGAAATTCATCGGGTACTGAAACCGGGGGGAAAGCTGGTCATTGGTGACTGGGGTCAGGCTAAGTCCAGGATGATGCGAATGGCCTTTTATCTGGTTCAGGTGCTCGATGGATTTAAAACCACCAATGACAATGTCAAAGGGTTGTTGCCGGAGTATATTCAAGAATCTGGATTTTCCGACGTTCAGGAAGTTGATCATATAAATACCAAAATCGGCTCATTCTGTTACTATACCGGTGACAAATAA
- a CDS encoding AraC family transcriptional regulator codes for MKQDLTSQEFKIKGMICSRCLKVLNSELKEMAIEVVEIELGRILIRYNSAKIHESLIRKIINENEFEIIWNKESIQAEQTKRWVVNYLWGTSQEMNLSEYLVKKLNTNYNTLSRIFSKTFGKSIERYSILLKIERAKELIENDKLSFSEISYELGYQNPSGLSRLFKKETGMTLKEYKSLGESRRVPIDRI; via the coding sequence ATGAAACAGGATTTAACCTCACAAGAGTTTAAAATAAAAGGAATGATTTGCAGTCGTTGCTTGAAGGTATTAAACTCGGAATTAAAAGAAATGGCAATTGAAGTTGTAGAAATCGAACTTGGCAGAATATTGATTCGATACAACTCTGCCAAAATTCATGAATCATTGATCCGGAAAATCATCAATGAAAACGAGTTTGAAATTATCTGGAACAAAGAAAGCATTCAGGCAGAACAGACAAAGAGATGGGTCGTTAACTATTTATGGGGTACGAGTCAGGAAATGAACCTATCGGAATACTTGGTAAAAAAACTCAACACAAATTATAATACTTTGAGCAGAATATTTTCAAAAACCTTCGGCAAAAGCATAGAGCGCTACAGTATCTTATTGAAGATCGAGCGAGCCAAGGAGCTGATTGAGAATGATAAGTTGAGCTTTAGCGAAATATCTTATGAATTGGGTTATCAGAATCCTTCGGGCTTGTCCAGACTGTTTAAAAAAGAAACAGGCATGACGTTGAAAGAATATAAAAGTTTAGGTGAAAGTAGACGAGTACCAATTGATAGAATATGA
- a CDS encoding carbonic anhydrase, with protein MKSLIPKLFSLIVILFIFGCNGSRKDTKDSTEGKGNEVEAINKTDVWAYQGETGPKFWTRLEEGSECGGIRQSPININTFKAIAGDFDLRLSDFHYENATEVKNVINNGHTIEYEFESENNILKLAERQYILKQFHFHSPSEHTLDGVRFPLEIHMVHFEPETNSYVVLALFAKQGETSKTFRFLLDYLPIDIGESKEVSALCDFEDPLSTLKTGTLYHYEGSLTTPPCTESVSWYILKEPLGLAPEQIDRLKDLMPINNYRLAQPLNGRIVSFKTFN; from the coding sequence ATGAAAAGCTTAATACCAAAATTGTTTTCGCTCATAGTCATCTTGTTCATTTTTGGTTGTAATGGTAGTCGGAAAGACACAAAAGATAGTACTGAAGGAAAGGGTAATGAAGTAGAGGCTATTAATAAAACAGATGTGTGGGCATATCAGGGTGAAACAGGCCCCAAGTTTTGGACCAGACTTGAAGAAGGATCAGAATGCGGAGGCATCAGACAATCACCTATCAACATCAACACTTTTAAGGCAATAGCAGGAGATTTTGATCTCCGCCTTAGTGACTTTCATTATGAAAATGCTACTGAAGTTAAAAATGTAATAAATAATGGTCATACTATCGAATACGAATTTGAATCTGAAAACAATATATTGAAGCTTGCCGAGCGTCAGTACATTCTAAAACAATTTCATTTCCATTCGCCTTCAGAACACACCTTAGATGGAGTTAGATTCCCCTTGGAAATTCACATGGTTCATTTTGAGCCGGAGACTAACAGTTATGTAGTACTAGCCTTATTCGCAAAGCAGGGTGAAACAAGCAAAACTTTCCGGTTTTTGCTTGACTATTTACCTATTGATATAGGTGAATCGAAGGAAGTCAGTGCACTCTGCGATTTTGAGGATCCGCTTAGTACATTGAAAACAGGAACCCTCTATCATTATGAAGGTTCATTAACTACCCCTCCGTGCACAGAATCTGTATCCTGGTATATATTGAAGGAGCCCCTTGGGTTAGCACCAGAACAAATTGACAGATTAAAAGACCTGATGCCAATAAACAATTACCGACTGGCTCAGCCATTGAATGGGCGTATCGTGAGTTTTAAAACATTTAATTAA